The following coding sequences lie in one Miscanthus floridulus cultivar M001 chromosome 9, ASM1932011v1, whole genome shotgun sequence genomic window:
- the LOC136481273 gene encoding transcription factor WRKY45-2-like, with protein MALDSVPPYPCDLGSSSRAAAARTQQRIRKDERTWTSDTYAPYDDGHQWRKYGEKKLSISNFPRFYYRCTYKNDMKCPATKQVQQKDTSDPPLFSATYFNHHTCSTSSSAVGSARDIASQSSSNKAVSICFSPHAASEQPSFLTSPATPRSPIMHSYSANQQPDRSANQSCTITVGFLKSGSDEADSDVKLCSSGPTCSNSASSYFSSQSKSKIPTKPFLRN; from the exons ATGGCTCTGGACTCGGTTCCTCCTTACCCCTGCGACCTGGGCTCCTCCAGTAGGGCCGCCGCAGCCAGGACCCAGCAGAGGATCAG GAAAGATGAGCGCACCTGGACCTCGGACACGTACGCGCCGTACGACGACGGGCACCAATGGAGGAAGTACGGCGAGaagaagctctccatctccaACTTCCCCAG GTTCTATTACAGATGCACCTACAAGAACGACATGAAGTGCCCCGCGACAAAGCAAGTCCAACAGAAGGACACCAGCGACCCACCATTGTTCTCTGCCACTTACTTCAACCATCACACCTGCAGCACCAGCTCAAGCGCCGTAGGAAGTGCTAGAGACATCGCGTCGCAGTCATCTTCGAACAAGGCGGTGTCAATCTGCTTCAGCCCGCACGCTGCCTCCGAACAGCCCTCATTCCTGACATCCCCGGCAACGCCACGATCACCAATCATGCACTCTTACAGCGCCAACCAACAGCCTGACAGGAGCGCCAACCAATCAtgcactatcactgtcggtttcttaaaatccggcagtgatgaggccgacagtgatgtcaaacTCTGTAGTAGTGGTCCCACCTGTTCTAATTCAGCATCTTCTTATTTTTCTTCACAATCCAAATCCAAAATCCCTACCAAACCTTTTTTGAGAAACTGA